A region from the Mycolicibacterium phlei genome encodes:
- a CDS encoding M28 family metallopeptidase: MKISRSAALVTVAVVVAAGCGRGTAPDPTVQPPSTQPGVAQEAVDFARSLARRTTADAMYTHLERLQEIADQHGGNRALGTPGYDASVDYVAGVLRDNGFEVQTPEFEIRMPFADEPELTVDGAKVTARPLNYTIGTPPDGVSGPLVPARVEDSPGCTADDYDGLPVRGAVVLVDRGKCPFAEKEKAAAERGALALIVANNQDGDEMGGTLGETHGPTIPVISVTKADGQRLREEPGTVTLKLNAGVREERTRNVIAQTTTGDTHNVVMVGAHLDSVPEGPGINDNGSGVAALLETAVQLGSSPDVQNTVRFGFWGAEEVGLYGSNNYVRSLDIEALKDISLYLNYDMLASPNPGYFTYDGDMSLPPDPNGYNPRVPEGSPGIERTLAAYLDAAGKPAEDTGFDGRSDYDAFTLAGIPSGGTFSGAEDKKTPEQAELWGGVADEPFDPNYHKDTDTLDHIDRTALGIQGSGVAYAVGLYAQDQGGPNGVPVRDLRVRHELSA, encoded by the coding sequence ATGAAGATCTCTCGCAGTGCCGCGCTGGTGACGGTCGCGGTCGTCGTGGCCGCCGGGTGCGGACGGGGCACCGCACCCGATCCGACCGTCCAGCCCCCGTCGACGCAGCCGGGGGTCGCCCAGGAGGCCGTCGACTTCGCCCGGTCGCTGGCTCGACGCACCACCGCCGACGCGATGTACACCCATCTCGAGCGGCTGCAGGAGATCGCCGACCAGCACGGCGGTAACCGGGCGCTCGGCACCCCCGGCTACGACGCGAGCGTCGACTACGTCGCCGGCGTCCTGCGCGACAACGGCTTCGAGGTGCAGACACCCGAGTTCGAGATCCGCATGCCGTTCGCCGACGAGCCCGAGCTCACCGTCGACGGCGCGAAGGTCACCGCCCGGCCGCTGAACTACACCATCGGCACCCCGCCCGACGGGGTCAGCGGACCGCTGGTGCCCGCCCGCGTCGAGGACTCCCCGGGCTGCACCGCCGACGACTACGACGGGCTGCCCGTGCGCGGCGCCGTGGTGCTCGTCGACCGCGGTAAGTGCCCGTTCGCCGAGAAGGAGAAGGCCGCCGCCGAACGCGGTGCCCTCGCGCTGATCGTCGCCAACAACCAGGACGGCGACGAGATGGGCGGAACCCTCGGCGAGACCCACGGACCGACGATCCCCGTCATCAGCGTCACCAAGGCCGACGGTCAGCGGCTGCGCGAGGAGCCCGGGACCGTCACCCTCAAACTCAACGCCGGGGTGCGCGAGGAGCGCACCCGTAACGTCATCGCCCAGACCACAACCGGCGACACCCACAACGTCGTGATGGTCGGCGCGCATCTCGACAGCGTCCCCGAAGGTCCCGGCATCAACGACAACGGCTCCGGCGTCGCCGCGCTCCTGGAGACCGCCGTGCAGCTCGGTAGTTCCCCCGATGTGCAGAACACGGTACGGTTCGGGTTCTGGGGTGCCGAGGAGGTCGGGTTGTACGGGTCCAACAACTATGTGCGGTCGCTGGATATCGAAGCGCTGAAAGATATCTCGCTGTACCTCAACTACGACATGCTGGCCTCGCCGAACCCCGGTTACTTCACCTATGACGGCGACATGTCGCTGCCGCCCGACCCGAACGGATACAACCCCCGCGTCCCCGAGGGCTCACCCGGCATCGAGCGCACCCTGGCTGCCTACCTCGACGCCGCCGGAAAACCCGCCGAGGACACCGGTTTCGACGGCCGCTCCGACTACGACGCGTTCACCCTCGCCGGCATCCCCTCCGGCGGCACCTTCTCCGGCGCCGAGGACAAGAAGACACCCGAGCAGGCCGAGCTATGGGGCGGCGTCGCCGACGAACCGTTCGATCCCAACTACCACAAGGACACCGACACTCTCGACCACATCGACCGCACGGCACTGGGCATCCAGGGCTCCGGCGTCGCCTACGCCGTCGGCCTCTACGCACAGGACCAGGGCGGCCCCAACGGTGTTCCCGTCCGCGACCTGCGCGTCCGGCATGAGCTGAGCGCATGA
- a CDS encoding Ig-like domain-containing protein, with translation MSGRATSRVKDRTDVAKLIADLDPALLSAGNYRGPRHAKVSAGYGKYIGRVGALAVTLGVGIAVASTPTVAKADDGDAGASENSPGSTGGESAGPSTSVSTRNEETQDDGKAHGGGASSGTGTDTTGTDVPTMNVGSSGGAIDSTYGTVGSPIDKHDDEHEDEHDEDAEQEATEQESGAEESTDATPAQPESPADTAVPAADEQPGPDQGAENAAENVDPVPSDESPSAGEPPAPGGAGRAADTGDEQETGEGEHVFLTAALDEDSEPAGLNSAAKFAKVQLVPSTEKPVDLVAAVMSIPGAIVDAATFAVTAILSPLLVNGPAAPPQMPLLWTVLAWVRREITHTFFNRRPIAYPQQNIQLVPGLVTGDLDAHDPNGDPLTYTVVNGPRLGTVVVNPDGTYVYTRDAAHLLSDEQDSFTVRISDSAATHLPGIFGLIQGVFETTARFFGLAQRDNLLVDVPVTMQVVPSLVAPVVVALPVADPYTLGQDPSEVGKAVISVADPDSSVLTGATVAIGLGATSGDTLHFVNTDKIKGVWDADSYTLTLTGYASAAEYQAALQSITFTASSVSTVVRTINFVATDGTFTGVPAVTTVSVLPPLVGPVIVALPMAPSYTLGRDPAAVGDAVLSLIDLDSSTLSGATVRLGAGATEGDTLLFTDTDNIKGTWDASSYTLTLTGNATVEEYEAALQSVTFTATQLGLVGRTVTFTATDGSILSIPAATVLAVLPAVNIPPTVVVSPAGGLTTVGGDPLQVGSAVLAVGDLDSDTLGGATVQIVLGGTSGDTLHFVDTDKITGSWDASSYTLTLSGDATADEYKAALQSITFTATDAGILGRTVSFIVNDGEEQSLPGLTAVVVVPDLGSLNAPPVVVVSPAVLDVATAGGDPAAVGSAVLVVADIDSDTLTGATVKIVLGGTSGDTLHFVDTDTITGSWDPSSYTLTLTGDASVAEYEAALKSITFSATNAGLLSRTLSFSVTDDQEAQSPAAITALVVTPDLSAINVAPVVVVSPGLLELATAGGDPVNLGAAVLSVTDLNSEELAGATVKIILGGTSGDTLHFVDTDKITGSWDASSYTLTLTGDASVAEYEAALKSITFSAESTGLLLSRSISFTVTDGELTSLHGLTGVVVAPDLAAVNLPPVVLVSPAVLDIATAGGDPVQVGSAVLSVADLNSGNLAGATVRIVLGGTNGDKLHFVDTDTITGSWDASSYTLTLSGNASVAEYQAALQSITFTADSAGILSRTVSFEVSDGEYTSLPGVTGVVVAPDLGAINVPPVVVVSPVVAGVATVGGDPLDVGSAVLTVRDLNNSTITGATVSILVGTEGDELHFTDIGDIKGSWDASSYTLTLSGDGTAAEYEAALQSITFTAGGPGLLLRTITFTVTDGDESLPGVTTVAVAPDLSSVNVPPVLVVSPAVLDVATAGGSPVEVGSAVLAVADLDSANLAGATVRITTGATNGDKLHFVDTDTITGSWDASSYTLTLSGNASVADYEAALQSVTFSAQDAGLLGRTISFTVSDGQYQSISGLTALVVAPDLGGLNVPPVVVVSPVVAGVATVGGDPLDVGSAVLTVRDLNNSTITGATVSILVGTEGDELHFTDIGDIKGSWDASSYTLTLSGDGTAAEYEAALQSITFTAGGAGSLVRTFTFVVNDGAESLPGVTTVVVAPDLSSVNVPPVVIVSPAVLDVATAGGDPVQVGSAVLTVADLNSAILTGATVQITTGAEAGDKLVFVDTTKIEGHWDADSHTLTLTGDATAAEYEAALKSITFTAENAGILSRVIVFTVTDGEYTSVPGATGVVVAPDLGLNLAPVVVVAPAVAAVATANGSAVNVGSSVLAVADLDSTTLTGAVVTIMTGGTNADVLGYTLVGAIEGDYADGVLTLHGPGTAAEYQQVLQSITFSTTNAGILSRTFAFEVFDDKEAASLPGVTALVVTPDLLGTGLPPVVAVLPAATVVAVENGTPVNVGSAVLGVVDLDSEMLSGAVVSIGPGGTAQDVLDFTPVGQIGGEYVGGVLTLTGPGTAAEYTQVLQSITFATTDAGILSRTLIFQVFDEQNTPSLEAVTAVLVAPDLLDVNLPPVVAVLPAVVDVATADGTPANVGSAVLGVVDLDSAMLSGAVVTITTGGKPSDELGYTLVGAIEGDYADGVLTLYGPGTAAEYTQVLQSITFSTSEAGILSRTLAFQVFDDENKQSVEVYTAVLVAPDLGLNIAPVVVVVPAVVGVATENGAPLNVGSAVLTVADLDSEMLSGAEVTISLGGTDGDELGYTLVGAIEGDYADGVLTLSGPGTAAEYQQVLRSITFSTTDAGMLSRTLTFKVFDDENEASLEVFTAFVVAPGIPSVSLPPVVLTSPLGPGYTLNQPPSALGTAVLSVSDLDSQTLTGATIAITAGGVSGDVLNFVNTDKIEGTWNAATYTLTLTGTATVEEYEAALQSITFATTNVGLVGRTVTFTVTDGVATSVPVLTIFTVDAINLPPTIGPSLIGGDLLYTRGTPATKLDSLMWVDDDSGFLSKATVAITVGRVSGDVLAFTPPAGSNITGSYNSSTGVLTLTGTATVDEYEQALRSVTFYTPAVLGLPSLARTFSVQVTDTQNASSAAILLLMTVL, from the coding sequence GTGTCCGGTCGGGCGACAAGCCGGGTCAAGGACCGGACCGACGTCGCGAAGCTGATCGCGGACCTCGACCCCGCCCTGCTGTCGGCCGGCAACTACCGCGGCCCCAGGCACGCAAAGGTCTCCGCCGGTTACGGCAAATACATCGGCCGGGTCGGCGCGCTCGCTGTGACCCTCGGCGTCGGCATCGCGGTCGCCAGCACACCGACGGTCGCCAAGGCGGATGACGGCGACGCCGGGGCCTCCGAGAACTCTCCGGGCTCGACCGGCGGCGAGTCCGCCGGGCCGTCGACGTCCGTCTCGACGCGGAATGAGGAAACGCAAGACGACGGGAAGGCCCACGGCGGTGGCGCGTCGTCGGGAACCGGAACCGACACAACCGGCACCGATGTGCCGACGATGAACGTCGGCAGCTCGGGCGGCGCCATCGACTCCACCTACGGGACGGTCGGGTCCCCTATCGACAAGCACGATGACGAGCACGAAGACGAGCACGATGAGGACGCCGAACAGGAGGCCACCGAACAGGAGAGCGGCGCAGAGGAGTCCACCGACGCGACGCCGGCGCAGCCGGAGTCGCCCGCCGACACCGCGGTTCCCGCGGCGGACGAGCAGCCCGGCCCCGACCAGGGCGCGGAGAACGCCGCGGAGAACGTCGACCCCGTGCCGTCCGATGAGAGCCCCAGCGCGGGGGAGCCGCCGGCGCCCGGCGGTGCCGGCCGAGCCGCGGATACCGGTGACGAGCAGGAAACCGGTGAGGGCGAACACGTCTTCCTCACCGCCGCCCTCGACGAGGACTCCGAACCGGCCGGCCTGAACTCGGCGGCCAAGTTCGCCAAGGTCCAGCTTGTGCCGTCGACCGAGAAGCCGGTCGACCTGGTGGCGGCTGTGATGTCGATTCCCGGCGCTATCGTCGACGCCGCGACCTTCGCCGTGACGGCGATCCTGTCGCCGCTGCTGGTCAACGGGCCTGCCGCGCCGCCGCAGATGCCGCTGCTGTGGACGGTGCTGGCCTGGGTGCGGCGCGAGATCACGCACACCTTCTTCAACCGGCGGCCGATCGCCTACCCGCAGCAGAACATCCAGCTCGTGCCGGGCCTGGTCACCGGCGATCTGGACGCCCACGACCCCAACGGCGACCCGCTGACGTACACGGTGGTCAACGGGCCCAGGTTGGGCACCGTCGTCGTCAACCCCGACGGAACCTACGTCTACACGCGCGACGCCGCCCACCTGCTCAGCGATGAGCAGGACAGCTTCACCGTGCGGATCAGTGACTCGGCGGCGACGCACCTGCCGGGGATCTTCGGTCTCATCCAAGGCGTATTCGAAACCACCGCAAGGTTTTTCGGACTCGCCCAGCGGGACAACCTGCTCGTCGACGTGCCGGTGACGATGCAGGTGGTGCCGTCGCTGGTGGCTCCGGTGGTGGTGGCCCTGCCGGTCGCCGACCCCTACACCCTGGGGCAGGACCCGTCGGAGGTCGGCAAGGCCGTCATCTCGGTGGCGGATCCGGACTCGTCGGTGCTGACCGGTGCGACGGTGGCGATCGGGCTGGGGGCGACGAGCGGAGACACGCTGCACTTCGTCAACACCGACAAGATCAAAGGGGTCTGGGACGCCGACTCGTACACCCTGACGCTGACCGGCTACGCCAGCGCCGCGGAGTATCAGGCTGCGCTGCAGTCGATCACGTTCACCGCCTCCAGCGTCAGCACAGTGGTGCGCACGATCAACTTCGTGGCCACCGACGGCACGTTCACCGGCGTCCCGGCGGTCACGACTGTGTCGGTACTGCCGCCTCTGGTGGGTCCGGTCATCGTCGCTCTGCCGATGGCGCCCTCGTACACCCTGGGCCGTGATCCGGCCGCCGTCGGTGACGCCGTGCTGTCACTGATCGACCTCGACTCATCGACGCTGAGCGGCGCGACCGTTCGGCTGGGGGCGGGTGCGACCGAAGGTGACACCCTGCTGTTCACCGACACCGACAACATCAAAGGAACGTGGGACGCGTCGAGTTACACGCTGACGCTCACCGGCAACGCGACCGTCGAGGAGTATGAGGCGGCGTTGCAGTCGGTGACGTTCACCGCCACCCAGCTCGGCCTGGTGGGTAGGACTGTCACCTTCACCGCCACCGACGGCTCGATTCTCAGCATCCCCGCCGCGACCGTCCTCGCCGTCCTGCCCGCGGTGAACATTCCGCCGACGGTGGTGGTCTCCCCGGCCGGAGGACTGACCACGGTCGGTGGCGACCCCCTGCAGGTGGGGTCCGCGGTGCTGGCGGTGGGTGACCTCGACTCGGACACCCTCGGCGGCGCCACGGTGCAGATCGTGCTGGGCGGCACATCGGGCGACACACTGCACTTCGTCGACACCGACAAGATCACGGGCTCCTGGGATGCGTCGAGCTACACGTTGACGCTGTCCGGTGACGCCACGGCGGACGAGTACAAGGCCGCGCTTCAGTCGATCACGTTCACGGCAACAGACGCCGGGATCCTCGGCCGCACAGTGTCTTTCATTGTCAATGACGGCGAAGAGCAGTCGCTGCCAGGCCTCACCGCAGTCGTGGTGGTACCCGATCTCGGCAGCCTGAACGCCCCTCCGGTCGTGGTGGTCTCGCCCGCCGTGCTCGATGTGGCCACCGCCGGTGGCGATCCGGCCGCGGTCGGATCCGCGGTGCTGGTGGTCGCGGACATCGACTCGGACACCCTGACCGGTGCGACGGTGAAGATCGTGCTGGGCGGCACATCGGGCGACACACTGCACTTCGTCGACACCGACACCATCACGGGCTCCTGGGATCCGTCGAGCTACACGCTGACGCTGACCGGCGACGCCTCGGTGGCGGAGTACGAGGCCGCGCTGAAGTCGATCACCTTCAGCGCGACGAACGCGGGACTCCTCAGCCGCACTCTGTCATTCAGCGTGACAGACGACCAGGAGGCGCAGTCGCCCGCCGCGATCACCGCGCTGGTGGTCACGCCGGACCTGTCGGCGATCAACGTTGCGCCGGTGGTGGTGGTCTCGCCGGGTCTGCTGGAACTCGCGACCGCAGGCGGTGACCCGGTGAACCTGGGCGCCGCCGTGCTGAGCGTCACCGATCTGAACTCCGAGGAACTGGCCGGGGCGACGGTCAAGATCATTCTCGGCGGTACGTCCGGCGACACACTGCACTTCGTCGACACCGACAAGATCACCGGCTCCTGGGATGCGTCGAGCTACACGCTGACGCTGACCGGTGACGCCTCGGTGGCGGAGTACGAGGCCGCGCTGAAGTCGATCACCTTCAGCGCCGAGAGCACCGGTCTCCTGCTGAGCCGTTCGATCTCGTTCACCGTCACAGACGGCGAACTCACCTCGCTTCACGGACTCACCGGTGTCGTCGTCGCCCCCGACCTTGCGGCGGTGAACCTCCCTCCGGTGGTGCTGGTCTCGCCCGCCGTGCTGGATATCGCCACCGCCGGCGGGGACCCTGTCCAGGTGGGTTCGGCGGTGCTGAGCGTGGCCGACCTGAACTCGGGGAACCTGGCCGGGGCGACAGTGCGGATCGTGCTGGGCGGCACGAATGGTGACAAGCTGCACTTCGTCGATACCGACACCATCACGGGTTCCTGGGATGCGTCGAGCTACACGCTGACGCTCAGCGGCAACGCCAGCGTCGCCGAGTATCAGGCCGCGTTGCAGTCGATCACGTTCACCGCCGACAGCGCCGGAATCCTCAGCCGCACCGTGTCATTCGAGGTGTCCGACGGCGAGTACACCTCCCTTCCGGGGGTGACCGGTGTCGTGGTGGCGCCGGATCTGGGTGCGATCAATGTCCCGCCGGTGGTGGTGGTGTCGCCGGTGGTGGCGGGTGTGGCCACCGTCGGTGGGGATCCGTTGGATGTCGGTTCGGCGGTGTTGACGGTTCGGGATCTGAACAACTCGACGATCACGGGTGCGACGGTGTCGATCCTGGTCGGCACCGAGGGTGATGAGTTGCACTTCACCGACATCGGTGACATCAAGGGTTCGTGGGATGCGTCGAGCTACACGTTGACGCTGTCCGGTGACGGCACCGCGGCCGAGTATGAGGCTGCGCTGCAGTCGATCACGTTCACCGCCGGTGGTCCCGGTCTGCTGCTGCGCACGATCACCTTCACCGTCACCGACGGCGACGAGTCCCTGCCCGGCGTGACCACCGTCGCGGTGGCCCCGGACCTGTCGTCGGTCAATGTGCCGCCGGTGCTGGTGGTATCACCGGCCGTGCTGGATGTGGCGACCGCCGGCGGAAGCCCGGTGGAGGTGGGCTCCGCCGTCCTGGCCGTCGCCGACCTGGATTCGGCGAACCTCGCCGGTGCCACCGTGCGGATCACGACGGGTGCGACCAATGGTGACAAGCTGCACTTCGTCGATACCGACACCATCACGGGTTCCTGGGATGCGTCGAGCTACACGCTGACGCTCAGCGGCAACGCCAGCGTCGCGGACTATGAGGCCGCGCTGCAGTCCGTCACGTTCAGCGCGCAGGACGCGGGACTACTCGGCCGCACGATCTCGTTCACGGTCTCTGACGGCCAGTACCAGTCGATCTCGGGACTCACCGCTCTGGTGGTGGCGCCGGATCTCGGTGGCCTCAACGTGCCGCCGGTGGTGGTGGTGTCGCCGGTGGTGGCGGGTGTGGCCACCGTCGGTGGGGATCCGTTGGATGTCGGTTCGGCGGTGTTGACGGTTCGGGATCTGAACAACTCGACGATCACGGGTGCGACGGTGTCGATCCTGGTCGGCACCGAGGGGGATGAGTTGCACTTCACCGACATCGGTGACATCAAGGGTTCGTGGGATGCGTCGAGCTACACGTTGACGCTGTCCGGTGACGGCACCGCGGCCGAGTATGAGGCTGCGCTGCAGTCGATCACGTTCACCGCCGGCGGTGCGGGCTCTCTGGTGCGCACCTTCACCTTCGTCGTCAACGACGGTGCCGAGTCGCTGCCGGGTGTGACGACGGTGGTGGTGGCCCCGGATCTCAGCAGCGTCAACGTCCCACCCGTGGTGATCGTGTCGCCCGCAGTCCTGGATGTGGCCACCGCCGGCGGTGACCCGGTGCAGGTCGGCTCGGCAGTGCTGACTGTCGCCGACCTGAACTCGGCGATCCTCACGGGCGCGACCGTACAGATCACCACCGGCGCGGAAGCCGGGGACAAACTGGTCTTCGTCGACACCACGAAGATCGAGGGCCACTGGGATGCGGACAGTCACACGTTGACGCTGACCGGTGACGCCACCGCGGCCGAGTACGAGGCGGCTCTCAAGTCGATCACGTTCACCGCCGAGAACGCTGGAATTCTCAGCCGCGTCATTGTTTTCACCGTCACCGACGGTGAGTACACCTCCGTGCCCGGCGCCACCGGCGTCGTGGTGGCTCCGGATCTGGGTCTGAACCTCGCTCCGGTGGTGGTGGTCGCTCCGGCGGTCGCCGCGGTTGCCACCGCGAACGGGTCTGCGGTGAACGTGGGTTCGTCGGTGCTGGCCGTCGCGGATCTGGACTCGACGACGCTGACCGGTGCGGTGGTCACGATCATGACCGGCGGCACGAATGCCGATGTGCTCGGGTACACCCTGGTCGGTGCGATCGAGGGTGACTACGCCGACGGGGTCCTGACCCTGCACGGCCCGGGCACGGCCGCCGAGTACCAGCAGGTGCTGCAGTCGATCACCTTCTCCACCACCAATGCGGGAATCCTGAGCCGCACCTTCGCCTTTGAGGTCTTCGACGACAAGGAAGCCGCGTCGCTGCCCGGCGTGACCGCTCTCGTGGTCACTCCGGATCTGCTGGGCACGGGCCTGCCCCCGGTGGTGGCGGTCCTGCCGGCGGCCACCGTGGTGGCCGTCGAGAACGGTACGCCGGTGAACGTGGGCTCGGCCGTGCTGGGCGTGGTCGACCTCGATTCCGAGATGTTGTCCGGAGCCGTGGTGTCGATCGGTCCGGGCGGGACCGCCCAGGATGTCCTCGACTTCACCCCGGTCGGGCAGATCGGCGGCGAGTATGTCGGCGGGGTCCTGACCCTGACCGGTCCGGGCACGGCCGCCGAGTACACGCAGGTGCTGCAGTCGATCACGTTCGCCACCACCGATGCGGGAATCCTCAGCCGCACCCTGATCTTCCAGGTGTTCGATGAACAGAACACGCCCTCGCTGGAGGCGGTGACCGCGGTGCTGGTGGCGCCGGATCTACTGGACGTGAACCTGCCCCCGGTGGTGGCCGTGCTGCCGGCGGTGGTCGACGTCGCCACAGCCGACGGGACACCGGCGAATGTGGGTTCGGCTGTACTGGGTGTGGTCGACCTGGACTCGGCGATGTTGTCCGGTGCGGTGGTCACGATCACGACCGGCGGTAAACCCAGCGATGAGCTCGGCTACACCCTGGTCGGTGCGATCGAGGGCGATTACGCCGACGGGGTTCTGACCCTGTACGGCCCGGGTACGGCCGCCGAGTACACGCAGGTGCTGCAGTCGATCACGTTCTCCACCAGCGAGGCGGGAATCCTCAGCCGCACGTTGGCCTTCCAGGTGTTCGACGACGAGAACAAGCAGTCGGTGGAGGTGTACACCGCTGTTCTGGTGGCACCGGATCTTGGCCTCAACATCGCTCCGGTGGTGGTTGTCGTTCCGGCGGTGGTCGGGGTTGCCACCGAGAACGGTGCGCCGTTGAACGTGGGCTCGGCGGTGCTGACCGTGGCGGACCTGGATTCCGAGATGCTGTCCGGCGCGGAGGTGACGATCAGTCTCGGCGGAACGGACGGCGACGAACTCGGGTACACCCTGGTCGGTGCGATCGAGGGTGACTACGCCGATGGGGTCCTGACCCTGTCCGGCCCCGGTACGGCCGCCGAGTATCAGCAGGTGTTGAGGTCGATCACGTTCTCCACCACCGACGCGGGGATGCTCAGCCGCACGCTGACCTTCAAGGTGTTCGACGACGAGAACGAGGCGTCGCTGGAGGTGTTCACCGCCTTCGTGGTGGCGCCGGGCATCCCGTCGGTGAGCCTGCCCCCGGTGGTGCTGACGTCTCCGCTGGGGCCGGGCTACACGCTGAACCAGCCCCCGTCCGCACTGGGGACGGCCGTGCTGTCGGTGAGCGACCTGGACTCCCAGACCCTGACAGGGGCCACGATCGCGATCACCGCCGGTGGGGTCAGCGGTGACGTGCTCAACTTCGTGAACACCGACAAGATCGAAGGCACGTGGAACGCGGCCACGTACACCCTGACGCTGACCGGTACGGCCACCGTCGAGGAGTACGAGGCCGCACTGCAGTCGATCACCTTCGCCACGACCAACGTCGGCCTGGTGGGCCGCACGGTGACGTTCACCGTCACCGACGGCGTCGCGACGAGCGTGCCGGTCCTGACGATCTTCACCGTCGATGCGATCAACCTTCCCCCGACCATCGGTCCCTCACTGATCGGCGGCGACCTCCTCTACACGCGTGGGACTCCGGCCACCAAGCTCGACAGCCTCATGTGGGTGGACGACGACTCCGGGTTCCTCTCGAAGGCGACGGTCGCGATCACCGTGGGTAGGGTCAGCGGCGACGTGTTGGCGTTCACCCCGCCCGCCGGCAGCAACATCACGGGGTCCTACAACTCCAGCACCGGTGTGCTCACGCTGACCGGAACCGCCACCGTCGACGAGTACGAGCAGGCGCTGCGGTCGGTGACCTTCTACACCCCGGCCGTTCTCGGGCTGCCCTCGCTGGCCAGGACGTTCTCCGTGCAGGTCACCGACACACAGAACGCCTCGAGCGCGGCGATCCTGTTGCTGATGACCGTGCTGTAG
- a CDS encoding HTTM domain-containing protein, with protein sequence MSVAKDRGHRMIAGWQSFWFTPEPAYTLGIVRMAFGVLMIGWTLLLASDLNVAFGTTGVVPQPPSRTYTWGLFHVYTSDSAILVGWLVLLLASVALAVGWHSRLAAVLAFLLILSFERRNPVIFNSGDTVIRIVALYLSLSPCGAALSLDQRRRTGSFFNAREIRPWPLRLIQIQLTLIYTATVIAKLAGETWQNGTAVSFSLRQRDLLIVPPPDWFALNLLISNTLTWGTLIIELGIAILVWKRAWRPWVLASGVALHLGISLFLEVGFFSFAMFILYLAFIPPERAEALARGVQSRLLRMKAGLIDGFMGSDTGSDEDDEVADESPARKRQPAGAKPPAGGETGQRHGEETPAPVPPKRRPAEVPLRVKLPTEIFADSSEERRPPRVVGSTSEIRKVGDTGVAIPLTVHSPGADTHVAGRHAQRNGQLTGHPS encoded by the coding sequence ATGTCCGTGGCTAAGGACCGTGGTCACAGGATGATCGCGGGCTGGCAGTCCTTCTGGTTCACCCCCGAGCCCGCCTACACGCTGGGCATCGTGCGAATGGCCTTCGGTGTCCTGATGATCGGATGGACACTGCTGCTGGCCTCCGATCTCAACGTCGCGTTCGGCACCACCGGTGTTGTGCCGCAACCGCCGTCGCGCACGTACACCTGGGGTCTGTTCCACGTCTATACGAGCGACAGCGCGATCCTCGTCGGGTGGCTCGTCCTGCTGTTGGCGTCCGTCGCGCTGGCGGTCGGCTGGCACAGCCGGCTCGCCGCCGTCCTGGCATTCCTGCTGATCCTGTCGTTCGAGCGGCGCAACCCGGTGATCTTCAACTCCGGTGACACGGTTATCCGCATCGTCGCGCTTTATCTTTCGTTGTCGCCCTGCGGCGCGGCGCTGTCGCTGGATCAACGCCGTCGCACCGGCTCCTTCTTCAACGCCCGGGAGATCCGGCCGTGGCCGCTGCGTCTGATCCAGATCCAACTGACCCTGATCTACACCGCGACCGTCATCGCGAAGCTGGCCGGCGAAACCTGGCAGAACGGCACAGCGGTCAGCTTCTCCCTGCGCCAGCGGGATCTGCTGATCGTTCCCCCGCCCGACTGGTTCGCCTTGAATCTGTTGATCTCCAACACACTGACGTGGGGAACGCTGATCATCGAGCTCGGCATCGCCATCCTCGTCTGGAAGCGTGCGTGGCGGCCCTGGGTTCTGGCCAGTGGTGTGGCGCTCCACCTTGGCATCAGCCTGTTCCTGGAGGTCGGGTTCTTCTCCTTCGCGATGTTCATCCTCTACCTCGCGTTCATCCCGCCGGAGCGCGCGGAAGCACTCGCGAGGGGCGTGCAGTCGCGGCTGCTCAGGATGAAGGCGGGTCTCATCGACGGTTTCATGGGCAGCGACACGGGCAGTGACGAGGACGACGAGGTCGCGGACGAGTCGCCTGCCCGGAAACGTCAACCCGCGGGAGCGAAGCCACCCGCCGGCGGTGAGACCGGACAGCGTCACGGTGAGGAGACTCCGGCACCGGTGCCGCCCAAGCGACGCCCGGCCGAGGTGCCGCTGCGGGTGAAGCTGCCCACGGAGATCTTCGCGGACAGCAGCGAAGAACGACGTCCGCCACGGGTCGTCGGATCGACCAGTGAGATCCGGAAGGTGGGCGACACCGGCGTAGCCATTCCGCTGACCGTCCACTCGCCCGGCGCCGACACCCACGTCGCGGGCCGGCACGCTCAACGCAACGGTCAGCTCACGGGTCACCCAAGCTGA